In the genome of Coraliomargarita sinensis, one region contains:
- a CDS encoding OmpH family outer membrane protein: MKKLVTIITASVIFAAALVAQKTPVVGTVDVQRVLNDYTEFQTAVEKIRGSVAPVEEEIKKMQENIQQIITEGREAETMAKNPAASESAVSDAQTKVAELQQKLQQEQVKLQQFRQQAQQLAQKGQQEDLAPLQEKAVEAVSVVAKDKGIDLVVAKNNVIFADDSLEITDAVIAVLNAQAAE, from the coding sequence ATGAAAAAACTTGTTACTATTATCACTGCCTCGGTCATTTTCGCTGCCGCCCTGGTCGCCCAGAAAACACCGGTTGTCGGCACGGTCGATGTACAGCGCGTGCTGAACGACTACACCGAATTCCAGACGGCGGTGGAAAAAATCCGTGGTTCGGTCGCTCCGGTCGAGGAGGAGATCAAAAAAATGCAGGAAAACATCCAGCAGATCATCACCGAAGGACGTGAGGCCGAGACCATGGCCAAAAATCCTGCAGCCAGCGAATCAGCCGTTTCGGATGCACAGACCAAGGTAGCTGAATTGCAACAAAAGCTGCAACAAGAGCAGGTTAAGCTACAGCAGTTCCGTCAACAGGCCCAGCAACTCGCCCAGAAAGGACAGCAGGAAGATCTTGCGCCGCTGCAGGAAAAAGCGGTGGAAGCGGTTTCCGTGGTGGCCAAGGACAAGGGAATCGACCTCGTCGTCGCTAAGAACAATGTCATCTTCGCGGACGACTCGCTCGAAATCACCGATGCGGTGATCGCTGTCCTCAACGCACAGGCTGCAGAGTAG
- the bamA gene encoding outer membrane protein assembly factor BamA: MRFFKTLFRTLTLSSVLLSCTGALAQDAAEEYPEIRRIIPEFKGFRAVSDQFIFSNVQLRPGMDYNPALIDQSIRALYSSGYFEFVEVRVEKAPEDKIDVYFELESKYTIERIRFNGNENYSDKRLARKAEIEEDVTLESGDSLDEYKVSLAADAIAAYYVKKGYPDVSVDYRISRNPETGYAIVDIDIEEGGDLRIEDIIFKGNEVFSDKKLRKQLETKKDGWFSWITGSGKFDEKQFKEDLETLRNFYRDNGYLDSVVHEDRVEFEFEGEDEVDIVITVSEGDLYYLGELSVDNNTVFTNGELLSGIKVETGEKFSPQKVDDAASTIREYYTSRGYLDSGVRAERVPNMENRRIDVVFRVRESERFYLESIRVEGNTKSKATVIIRELALRPGDVFDRQRMDVSEARLKNTNYFEDVRLNPEPTNIPGRKDLGITVREGRTGNFTIGAGFGSVESAVVYFEVTQGNFDLFNWRSGFQGDGQKFRFRASVGTESNQVVVSFIEPWLFEQRLEFGVELYRTESDYNSADYNELRTGFELFLRRRLFELVEARLSYRLELVEIFDVARNPGAPGAVLNADGSITGDGVPDVFQAAEGEELISKVGLTFLRDNRDSLIFTRKGNRTSLNNEVAGLGGDVNYYKFEAKTAHYFPTFDTLEQSFSVVARAGTVTPWGNSTDVPFYDRFYLGGPDTLRGFDFRDVGPRDPDDDDESIGGNSYSMVSFEYLFRVAEPLGLVVFYDWGFVNEEDFDFSMSDYADNWGVGARILLMGSPLQLDYGIPITSPEGSGGGGQFNFSFGTRF, translated from the coding sequence ATGCGTTTCTTCAAAACACTTTTTCGCACCCTTACTCTATCATCCGTTCTTCTGAGCTGTACCGGCGCGCTGGCGCAGGACGCCGCGGAGGAGTATCCGGAAATTCGTCGTATTATACCGGAGTTCAAAGGATTCCGTGCGGTCAGCGACCAGTTCATTTTTAGTAACGTTCAATTGCGCCCCGGGATGGATTATAATCCTGCCCTGATCGACCAATCGATTCGTGCGCTTTACTCCTCCGGTTATTTTGAATTTGTCGAAGTCCGGGTGGAAAAAGCTCCGGAAGATAAAATCGATGTTTATTTTGAACTGGAGTCCAAGTATACCATCGAGCGCATTCGCTTTAACGGGAACGAAAACTATTCGGACAAGCGTCTGGCCCGAAAAGCTGAAATTGAAGAGGACGTCACTCTCGAAAGCGGCGATTCGCTCGATGAATACAAAGTCAGCCTGGCTGCGGATGCAATCGCGGCTTATTATGTGAAGAAAGGCTACCCTGATGTGTCTGTGGACTATCGTATTTCGCGAAATCCTGAAACCGGTTATGCGATTGTGGATATCGACATAGAAGAAGGTGGAGACCTGCGGATTGAGGATATTATTTTTAAGGGCAACGAAGTCTTCTCGGACAAGAAGCTGCGTAAGCAACTGGAGACGAAAAAGGACGGGTGGTTTTCCTGGATCACAGGCTCAGGGAAGTTTGATGAAAAGCAGTTCAAGGAGGACCTTGAAACATTGCGGAATTTCTATCGGGACAACGGCTATCTGGATTCTGTCGTTCATGAAGATCGGGTCGAATTTGAATTCGAAGGCGAAGACGAAGTCGATATCGTCATCACCGTGTCGGAGGGAGACCTCTACTACCTCGGGGAGCTTTCCGTGGATAATAATACGGTATTCACCAACGGGGAGCTCCTGTCCGGAATTAAGGTTGAGACCGGCGAAAAGTTTTCTCCCCAGAAGGTTGACGATGCAGCCAGCACGATTCGCGAATACTACACTTCGCGTGGTTACCTCGATTCCGGTGTCCGCGCCGAGCGTGTGCCGAACATGGAAAACCGCCGGATCGATGTTGTCTTTCGCGTTCGTGAAAGTGAACGCTTTTACCTCGAGTCGATTCGTGTCGAGGGGAATACCAAGTCGAAAGCCACGGTAATTATCCGTGAATTGGCCTTACGCCCAGGTGATGTCTTCGACCGGCAAAGAATGGACGTGAGCGAAGCACGTCTTAAAAACACCAACTACTTCGAGGATGTCCGCCTCAACCCTGAACCGACGAATATTCCCGGGCGCAAGGATCTCGGAATTACCGTACGTGAAGGGCGTACCGGTAACTTTACCATAGGCGCGGGTTTTGGTTCGGTTGAAAGTGCAGTCGTCTATTTCGAGGTGACGCAGGGCAATTTCGATCTCTTTAATTGGCGCTCCGGTTTTCAAGGTGACGGTCAAAAATTCCGTTTCCGCGCTTCGGTCGGTACGGAGAGTAATCAGGTTGTTGTTTCCTTTATCGAGCCCTGGCTTTTCGAGCAGCGTCTGGAGTTCGGGGTCGAGCTTTATCGAACGGAGTCCGACTACAACAGTGCCGATTATAACGAGTTGCGGACCGGTTTTGAGCTCTTCCTTCGCCGCAGGCTTTTTGAACTGGTTGAGGCACGTTTGTCCTACCGGCTGGAGCTGGTTGAGATCTTCGACGTAGCGCGTAATCCGGGTGCACCCGGAGCGGTCCTGAATGCCGACGGTTCCATTACGGGTGACGGGGTTCCGGATGTTTTTCAGGCGGCAGAAGGCGAAGAGTTGATTTCAAAAGTAGGGCTTACCTTCCTGAGAGACAACCGGGACAGCCTGATTTTCACCCGCAAAGGTAATCGGACCTCGTTGAACAACGAAGTGGCCGGCCTCGGGGGGGATGTGAACTACTACAAATTCGAGGCCAAGACCGCGCATTACTTCCCGACCTTTGACACTTTGGAACAGTCTTTTTCAGTCGTCGCAAGGGCCGGCACGGTAACGCCTTGGGGGAACAGCACGGATGTTCCATTCTATGATCGTTTCTACCTTGGTGGACCGGACACCTTGCGCGGTTTTGATTTCAGAGACGTCGGTCCGAGAGATCCGGATGATGACGACGAATCAATCGGTGGTAACAGCTACTCCATGGTTTCTTTCGAATATCTCTTCCGTGTGGCGGAACCTTTGGGGCTCGTGGTTTTCTACGATTGGGGCTTTGTTAATGAAGAAGATTTTGATTTCAGCATGTCAGACTATGCCGATAACTGGGGTGTCGGTGCCCGTATTCTCCTTATGGGCTCGCCACTACAGCTTGATTACGGCATTCCGATTACTTCGCCCGAAGGCTCCGGCGGCGGCGGACAGTTCAATTTTTCTTTTGGCACGCGCTTCTAG
- the dnaB gene encoding replicative DNA helicase, whose protein sequence is MPSDSSAAGSGRKKFPGKNRFTPETAEGSELRVPPHNMEAEEGLLAACLLDGGLEVITTCIEMQIQPECFFKEAHAQIYQTLLELYEIGDPIDEIVLFDTLQRKGIEEEVGGLAQIYHIQGRIETSAHAKYYAKIVHEKYLLRRLIRTSREATEACYQQQEDISVFIDKIESEIHHISSGRVSKTATPIKESLKDAVSDIHALLNNKQEASGVLSGFRDLDGMTYGFHPGQMIVLAARPSVGKTSLAMNFAEHAIIPDGGREPTGVLVFSLEMTAAQLAMRLICSRARVDMKRIRDRVASSDDQRQITQTVKELERTPLWIDDAADSTILDLRAKARRIDAKNRLGLIVIDYLQLVRGTDSRAPREQQIADISRGVKSLAKELDVPVVVLSQLNRESEKDNRDPRLSDLRESGSIEQDADVVFLLSRAKKRDDDESVEEGGLPGDVEQIKLIIAKQRNGPVGDIDLTFVRRYTRYENFQH, encoded by the coding sequence ATGCCATCTGATTCGAGCGCCGCTGGTTCCGGTCGAAAAAAATTTCCGGGTAAAAATCGATTTACTCCCGAGACTGCTGAGGGCTCGGAGCTGCGTGTGCCGCCCCATAACATGGAGGCGGAGGAAGGCTTACTGGCCGCCTGCCTCCTGGACGGGGGGCTGGAGGTCATTACGACCTGCATTGAGATGCAGATTCAACCGGAGTGTTTCTTCAAGGAAGCACACGCCCAGATCTATCAAACCCTGCTAGAGCTCTATGAGATCGGTGATCCCATCGACGAAATCGTCTTATTTGACACTCTGCAGCGAAAAGGGATTGAGGAGGAAGTCGGTGGGCTGGCTCAAATCTATCATATCCAGGGCCGGATCGAGACTTCAGCGCACGCCAAATACTACGCCAAGATTGTTCATGAGAAGTACCTTCTTCGGCGCCTGATTCGTACCTCCCGCGAGGCGACAGAGGCCTGCTACCAGCAGCAGGAGGATATCAGTGTTTTTATTGATAAGATCGAGTCGGAGATTCACCACATCAGTAGTGGCCGGGTTTCCAAAACCGCGACACCCATCAAGGAATCGCTCAAAGATGCGGTTTCCGATATTCATGCCCTCTTGAATAACAAGCAGGAAGCCAGCGGCGTGCTGTCCGGCTTCCGCGATCTCGACGGCATGACCTACGGCTTTCATCCCGGTCAGATGATCGTTCTCGCCGCCCGTCCTTCCGTGGGTAAGACGAGTCTTGCGATGAACTTTGCCGAACATGCCATCATTCCCGATGGTGGTCGCGAACCGACCGGCGTGCTTGTTTTCAGTCTGGAAATGACGGCGGCGCAGTTGGCCATGCGTTTGATCTGTAGCCGTGCCCGGGTGGACATGAAGCGCATCCGCGACAGGGTGGCCTCGTCCGATGACCAGCGCCAGATCACCCAGACCGTGAAAGAGCTCGAGCGTACACCGCTTTGGATTGATGACGCGGCGGACTCCACAATTCTCGACCTGCGCGCGAAGGCCCGACGGATTGACGCCAAGAATCGTCTCGGCCTGATTGTAATCGACTATCTTCAACTGGTTCGCGGCACAGATTCGCGTGCGCCCCGCGAGCAACAGATCGCCGATATTTCCCGAGGGGTGAAGAGCCTGGCGAAAGAGCTGGATGTTCCGGTCGTTGTGCTCAGCCAGCTTAATCGTGAGTCGGAAAAGGACAACCGCGATCCACGTCTATCCGACCTTCGTGAGTCCGGTTCGATCGAGCAGGATGCCGACGTCGTATTCCTACTGAGCCGCGCCAAAAAGCGCGATGATGATGAAAGCGTTGAAGAGGGCGGACTGCCCGGAGATGTTGAGCAAATTAAATTAATCATTGCCAAGCAACGTAACGGCCCAGTAGGGGATATCGATCTTACCTTCGTTCGCCGTTATACCCGCTACGAGAATTTCCAGCACTAG
- the rplI gene encoding 50S ribosomal protein L9 produces MANNQVLLLKPIHGLGAEGDTVTVRSGYARNFLLPRKLALPITQANKKQIEALLKAREVREQKELDEARTLAEQIDAKNIAIAVKTGEGGKMFGAVTANDLIERLKEEGVELVKKQLSLPAPIKELGSHTVTVKLAGEVTAELKFEVVSENPIEEAAEEEAADAEDKE; encoded by the coding sequence ATGGCCAATAATCAGGTTCTTCTCTTAAAACCCATTCATGGACTCGGCGCGGAGGGCGACACCGTCACCGTTCGTTCCGGCTACGCTCGCAACTTTCTGCTGCCGCGTAAACTGGCACTGCCGATCACGCAGGCGAACAAGAAGCAGATCGAAGCGCTTCTGAAAGCCCGCGAAGTGCGTGAGCAAAAGGAACTCGATGAAGCCCGCACGCTGGCTGAGCAGATTGATGCCAAGAATATCGCGATCGCGGTAAAGACCGGCGAGGGTGGCAAGATGTTTGGCGCCGTGACCGCCAACGACCTGATCGAGCGTCTGAAGGAAGAAGGCGTCGAGCTGGTGAAGAAGCAGCTCTCGCTACCGGCTCCGATCAAGGAGCTTGGTTCCCACACGGTCACTGTGAAACTTGCCGGCGAAGTCACGGCAGAGCTCAAGTTCGAAGTCGTTTCTGAAAATCCCATTGAGGAAGCTGCCGAAGAAGAGGCTGCGGACGCTGAAGACAAGGAATAG
- the ssb gene encoding single-stranded DNA-binding protein, with protein sequence MASFNKVILLGNLTRDPETRVTANGNTICKLGMAVSRVFSTRDGERREETTFVDIDAFGKQAEVITKYMRKGRPLMVEGRLKLDQWETNEGQKRSKLGVVLENFQFIGGRDDNAGGGNSGGYESSSPPANSKPSASSSQNDDSDTLDEDVPF encoded by the coding sequence ATGGCCTCATTCAATAAAGTCATCCTTCTCGGTAATCTGACCCGCGATCCGGAGACTCGTGTGACGGCTAATGGCAACACCATCTGCAAGCTGGGCATGGCGGTTTCCCGGGTATTCTCGACCCGCGACGGCGAGCGCCGGGAAGAAACCACCTTCGTGGATATTGATGCTTTCGGTAAACAGGCCGAAGTCATTACCAAATACATGCGCAAAGGTCGCCCGCTTATGGTAGAGGGCCGCTTGAAGCTCGACCAATGGGAGACCAACGAAGGACAAAAGCGCAGCAAGCTGGGCGTTGTCCTGGAAAATTTCCAATTCATCGGCGGGCGCGATGACAATGCAGGCGGTGGCAATTCCGGTGGTTACGAGAGCAGTTCACCACCCGCGAATTCCAAACCGTCCGCTTCCTCCTCGCAGAACGACGATAGCGACACGCTCGACGAAGACGTGCCCTTCTAA
- a CDS encoding 30S ribosomal protein S6: MSAVTTNNYKATFILDLRESEDDAAKVLADIKDVFGDIGAEVSESEDLGIRDFSRAADQRYKQGHYLEFYFSGPGSVPATLKEKLRLDKRVNRIFVESL; this comes from the coding sequence ATGAGCGCAGTCACAACAAATAACTACAAAGCAACCTTCATCCTAGATCTCCGCGAGTCCGAAGACGACGCCGCGAAGGTTTTGGCTGATATTAAAGACGTTTTCGGCGACATTGGAGCCGAAGTGAGTGAAAGCGAGGATCTCGGTATCCGCGATTTCTCCCGCGCCGCCGATCAACGCTACAAGCAAGGGCACTATCTGGAGTTCTACTTCAGCGGACCCGGTTCGGTGCCTGCCACGCTCAAGGAAAAGCTTCGCCTCGACAAGCGCGTCAACCGTATCTTCGTCGAATCTCTCTAA
- the pth gene encoding aminoacyl-tRNA hydrolase: MSIAVIAGLGNPGPKYRNTRHNIGFDVVDRFAYQLGGVWRPEARFEAEVATVQAGERKLLLVKPQTYMNDSGRSLGAVLRYHKLGPESLLVTYDDLTLDLGRAKLSVNGSSGGHNGIGDLLDRIGPGFVRYRIGIGAKPVKEMDLADYVLSQFKPAERELISSRMPDFLDHIRLIIDKGIETAFNIINQRTSTTHERSHNK; encoded by the coding sequence ATGTCCATCGCGGTCATTGCCGGTCTCGGAAATCCGGGCCCAAAATACCGCAACACCCGCCACAACATCGGTTTTGATGTTGTCGACCGGTTCGCTTACCAGCTTGGGGGCGTCTGGCGTCCGGAGGCCCGTTTCGAGGCTGAGGTCGCCACCGTTCAAGCTGGAGAGCGCAAGCTATTGCTGGTCAAGCCGCAAACCTACATGAACGACAGTGGTCGCTCACTCGGTGCGGTGCTTCGCTACCACAAGCTTGGGCCGGAGTCACTCCTGGTGACTTACGACGATCTGACGCTCGACCTCGGTCGGGCCAAGCTAAGTGTCAACGGCAGTTCGGGTGGCCACAACGGCATAGGCGATCTGCTTGATCGGATCGGTCCCGGATTCGTCCGCTACCGGATCGGGATTGGCGCCAAGCCTGTTAAAGAGATGGACCTCGCAGATTACGTACTCAGCCAGTTTAAGCCGGCCGAGCGCGAATTGATTTCAAGTCGCATGCCTGACTTCCTCGATCATATACGACTGATCATTGACAAGGGCATCGAGACCGCCTTCAACATCATCAACCAACGCACATCAACGACGCATGAGCGCAGTCACAACAAATAA
- a CDS encoding 50S ribosomal protein L25: MQTYSLNISSRENTGRGVARRLRAEGRIPASLYGQGNARSISVSAVDFRNLNREIGGGAAVVELTDEKGEKALSLVQDIQRDAVKNIINHIDFQEIERGHAFTTHIPVHLVGEADCVGVKNDGGVIDHKTHDVDIRCRPSKLPDHVEVDVSKLEVGEAIHIDELPELEGVEYLNEPAQVIVSCQPPTVEAEPEEGAEEVAADEVPSTKVSDDEEAPEGGDDSDADEAKS, translated from the coding sequence ATGCAAACATATTCGTTAAACATATCCAGCCGTGAAAACACGGGCCGCGGTGTTGCCCGTCGCCTACGAGCAGAGGGTCGCATCCCTGCCTCGCTTTACGGTCAGGGCAATGCCCGCTCTATTTCCGTTTCCGCGGTCGATTTTCGTAACCTGAACCGTGAGATCGGTGGTGGCGCAGCTGTGGTCGAATTGACCGACGAGAAGGGGGAGAAAGCACTCTCCTTGGTCCAGGATATCCAACGAGATGCCGTCAAAAACATCATCAACCATATCGATTTCCAGGAAATCGAGCGCGGCCACGCCTTCACCACACACATTCCGGTGCATCTTGTCGGTGAGGCCGATTGTGTCGGTGTGAAGAACGACGGTGGTGTGATCGACCACAAGACGCACGATGTGGACATTCGCTGCCGTCCGTCCAAGCTTCCCGACCACGTTGAGGTTGACGTGAGCAAGCTTGAGGTGGGTGAAGCCATCCACATTGACGAGCTCCCTGAACTCGAAGGCGTGGAGTATCTCAACGAACCGGCCCAGGTGATTGTTTCCTGCCAGCCGCCGACAGTCGAGGCTGAGCCTGAAGAGGGTGCTGAAGAAGTCGCCGCTGATGAAGTGCCTTCGACCAAGGTCAGCGATGACGAAGAAGCGCCCGAAGGAGGCGACGACTCCGACGCTGACGAAGCTAAGAGCTAA
- the nspC gene encoding carboxynorspermidine decarboxylase: protein MSQDPTPPLSAQSLKQLAQIPLDAVSSPGYVVHLDRLEENCQLLASVAERSGAKVLLALKGFACHATFPLIRQYLQGTTSSGLHEALLAKEYFGKEVHVYCPAYKSEELAELGSFAHSLVFNSPRQLEAGLKSLQKKSRPEIGLRINPEYSEVETDLYDPCAPDSRLGTPRSALDTVLTENPDAFEALDGLHFHALCEQDADALEHTVAAFEAKFSDLIARVKWVNFGGGHHITRPGYDVERLISVIRRFRESYQVEIYLEPGEAVALHTGILVVTVLDILEAGGHQLAILDSSATCHMPDVLEMPYRPNIAGAGKPGENEYTYRLGGLSCLAGDVIGDYSFEEPLRVGQRLAFLDMSHYTMVKTTTFNGVPLPSINTYSQAAGLTGIRQFGYADYRDRLS from the coding sequence ATGTCACAAGACCCGACACCACCTTTATCCGCGCAAAGCCTGAAACAACTGGCCCAAATTCCGCTCGATGCGGTTTCCTCACCGGGCTATGTCGTGCATTTGGACCGGCTGGAGGAAAACTGCCAACTCCTCGCCTCAGTGGCCGAACGCTCGGGCGCCAAGGTCCTCCTCGCCCTCAAGGGCTTCGCCTGTCATGCCACGTTCCCTTTGATTCGCCAGTATCTGCAGGGGACGACCTCCAGCGGGCTCCATGAGGCACTTCTGGCGAAAGAGTACTTTGGGAAGGAAGTTCATGTCTACTGCCCTGCCTATAAAAGCGAAGAACTGGCCGAGCTCGGAAGCTTCGCACACAGTCTTGTCTTTAACTCGCCCAGGCAGCTCGAGGCCGGCCTGAAATCACTGCAAAAGAAAAGCCGCCCGGAAATCGGCCTGCGAATCAACCCGGAATATTCGGAGGTGGAAACGGACCTCTACGATCCCTGTGCGCCCGACTCGAGACTGGGCACACCCAGGTCCGCCCTGGATACGGTGCTGACCGAGAACCCGGATGCCTTCGAGGCTCTGGATGGCCTGCATTTTCATGCCCTTTGTGAACAGGACGCGGATGCGCTTGAGCATACCGTCGCGGCTTTTGAAGCCAAATTCAGCGACCTCATCGCACGGGTCAAATGGGTCAACTTCGGCGGTGGGCATCACATTACCCGACCGGGCTACGATGTGGAGAGACTGATCTCGGTCATACGGCGCTTCCGGGAGAGTTACCAAGTCGAGATCTACCTTGAACCGGGCGAAGCCGTGGCACTGCACACCGGAATTCTCGTGGTTACCGTGCTCGACATTCTTGAGGCCGGAGGCCACCAGCTCGCCATACTCGATAGCTCCGCGACCTGCCACATGCCCGACGTACTGGAAATGCCCTATCGCCCCAATATCGCCGGCGCCGGCAAACCCGGCGAAAATGAATACACTTACCGCCTGGGAGGGCTCTCCTGCCTGGCAGGTGACGTGATCGGAGATTACTCCTTTGAGGAACCGCTGCGGGTCGGCCAACGCCTGGCCTTCCTCGATATGTCACACTACACAATGGTCAAGACCACGACGTTTAACGGTGTGCCACTTCCCTCGATCAATACCTACTCCCAAGCTGCCGGCCTGACCGGGATCCGGCAATTCGGTTATGCCGACTACCGCGACCGCTTGTCCTGA
- a CDS encoding sensor histidine kinase translates to MKLEEHPFIESISAERRDLILGEIEVLELEPEMPIFEEKSEPDALYLILEGSVCFTKAKNDGSRQIVSESEAGSFFGEVGVFTGEKRALGAQTRGKSRVARVPEPTVKRIIEDSEPVRRILESVIHHLKSTTNHYMSEVMRTEKFALVGTMVSSILHDFKNPFSIISLGSTIIQNRHKDDPKTAKICNDMETQIRRMVNMANDLAAFARGEHEIEIAHISLDTLFEHFQELNGPFFDDNQIDLKLNGNGITLQGDASRLLRILQNLVGNAIDALHTAEIEGEIKVDAETKGDDVIIRVSDNGPGIPPDIRENFFEPFVTQGKNEGTGLGTAIVKSIVLAHKGSIDFETSARGTTFTIQLPKEQA, encoded by the coding sequence ATGAAGCTGGAAGAACACCCATTTATAGAAAGTATTTCCGCGGAACGTCGTGACTTGATCCTGGGCGAGATTGAGGTGCTCGAACTCGAACCGGAGATGCCTATCTTCGAGGAAAAATCCGAACCGGATGCACTTTATCTCATTCTCGAAGGCTCTGTCTGTTTCACCAAGGCGAAGAACGACGGAAGTCGCCAAATCGTCAGCGAGTCCGAGGCTGGCAGCTTCTTCGGCGAAGTGGGCGTCTTCACCGGGGAAAAACGGGCACTCGGCGCCCAGACTCGGGGAAAAAGCCGCGTGGCCCGCGTGCCCGAACCGACCGTGAAAAGAATTATCGAAGACTCCGAGCCGGTCCGCCGTATTCTGGAGAGCGTCATTCACCATCTCAAGAGCACGACCAATCATTACATGAGCGAGGTCATGCGCACGGAAAAGTTTGCCCTCGTCGGCACGATGGTCTCCTCCATCCTGCACGATTTCAAAAATCCCTTCTCCATTATCAGCCTCGGCTCCACCATCATCCAAAACCGCCACAAGGATGATCCGAAAACCGCCAAGATCTGTAACGATATGGAAACCCAGATCCGCCGCATGGTCAACATGGCCAACGATTTGGCCGCTTTTGCCCGGGGCGAACACGAAATCGAGATTGCCCACATCTCCCTGGACACCCTATTCGAACACTTTCAGGAGTTGAACGGCCCGTTCTTCGATGACAACCAGATCGACCTCAAACTGAACGGTAACGGGATCACGCTTCAAGGTGACGCCAGCCGCCTCCTCAGAATCTTGCAGAATCTAGTAGGTAACGCCATCGATGCCCTTCACACAGCTGAAATCGAGGGTGAAATCAAAGTCGACGCTGAAACGAAGGGCGATGATGTGATCATCCGCGTCAGCGACAACGGCCCCGGCATCCCCCCCGACATCCGGGAAAACTTCTTCGAGCCCTTTGTCACGCAGGGCAAAAACGAGGGCACCGGTCTCGGCACCGCCATCGTCAAAAGCATCGTCCTGGCCCACAAAGGCAGTATCGACTTCGAGACCAGCGCCCGGGGCACGACCTTTACTATTCAACTGCCGAAAGAGCAGGCTTGA